The Stigmatella erecta genome window below encodes:
- a CDS encoding immunoglobulin-like domain-containing protein — protein sequence MKSLAATYAVLSGLLWAPVSLADTSQFATNVEKRYTTQDDFAQGTASGLRPSEATPGQLELQFGPPYLWIGNPSTGYVIKTDARTGKPVAWYHSVLLKNWDQSAPAVSPLGSACNYPSVAAVNAAGDAFVVNRGNCPGTYASLTKYAGSLSACVDRNGNGVIDTSFDENGDGIISLNNPREFPGQSDECILWTKNYAGVDDPGRSLVVDEEQNLWAVGHASAKLYKISGQTGAVLESINLKADTEVAQVQGLAIGPGGFLYASDASSQRRVRKIDISSASGIHVVDSVITPVPTSGISVDASGGVWVGAESDSASGPLRVDFTAHSANPVAGGCTGRSRGTAVDAQGRVWVACWSSRRLMGIGPHGGVLGVWALSERPEGVAVDSNGKIWLNSGVSSVLWKVDPAVPQTVQSFPVGTAPLSVGDATGYQHHHFILSEGHWSAIHDSGRDSITWGNVTWNTEAQGAQPTGSRITVQIRAANTREALPSLGFRTVLNNQPDAALSGRFIEVKVSLRAANFSGTPVLSDLNLYSFNHPPVARCEARNVCAGPACVAEASVDNGSYDPDGESLSYSQSPAGPYSIGQRAVTLTVSDGSEAQSCSAAVRVRDCEPPSIVCAAPSVFECTGNESAQVTPAGAQAADQCSEVSVSGPGAAAYPLGSTPLTYQARDAAGNTATCHTTLKVQDTLAPAIACPGPITAECVAGGASSEGVADATARDQCSAVALIRPEHVRVPVGSAVSLTFSAQDTSGNRAACSTPFKVEDTQAPTLALKGQALERVECGASFGDAGATASDVCAGDLSAQVVATGTVNPAQLGSYSVRYGVTDPAGNPAAAVSRTVVVEDTVAPVLALSGPAQQALECGDAHVDPGATASDVCAGDLTQKVERGGLLDPMAPGSYVLTYTVEDPSQNAAAPVARTVSVADTQAPLLRLAGASNVPLECGSAYVDPGAQANDLCAGDLTSAIQVLGSVDAFTLGAQTLTYRVTDPSGHEASPVNRVITVSDTQPPVVALHGAAQASLECGAAFGDPGASAHDACAGDLSGQISKTGQVDTGTPGAYALQYGAVDAAGNSAVATRTVTVTDSAPPVLQLVGPTSMAQECATPFTDPSATAFDACLGDVSQRITVSGAVNTAQPGAYVLTYNAVDTVGNAAVPVQRTVQVTDSEKPSLVLKGANPVALECNRDTYAEPGATAVDRCAGDLSASISIQGDTVNPSIPRDYAVTYRAVDGAGNAATAVRNVRVQDTLAPSIVLKGALAPVLECKASTFTDEGATAQDLCSGNLSGAITVTGSVNTALPGAYPVRYRVQDGQGLWAEKTRDVRVADTRRPVITLLGSGSPVVECTRGTFVDPGATATDLCAGDLSGKITVTGASKITGPGTYPITYNVKDPSGNAALTVTRNVKVQDTMPPSLTVNGAATMTLECKQDTYTELGATAQDACDGPLTFATYGTVNTQSVAVYSVQYQTHDSSHRYVSATRTVEVVDRLPPTLTLKGPAALHHECASGSYVDPGATASDVCYGELSSSVVIDHNVNAWVPATYQVTLNVQDGTGLKAPTLTRTVTVADTQAPVLEYRQVVLSPANHGMHTLSLDNCATANDRCDGWADINTGSIVSIYSDEPEEAPGDGDGATLQDIVITGKNTFSVRAESQSGGNGRVYGVNFTLKDRTGNTREGLCKIQVPAEGSTAVDNGPGSGYTVQASTTASLASRVTP from the coding sequence ATGAAAAGTCTCGCAGCGACCTATGCCGTCCTGAGCGGTTTGCTCTGGGCGCCGGTGAGTTTGGCGGACACGAGTCAGTTCGCCACCAACGTGGAGAAGCGCTACACCACGCAGGACGATTTCGCCCAGGGCACTGCCTCGGGTCTCAGGCCCAGCGAGGCCACGCCCGGCCAGCTCGAGCTCCAGTTCGGCCCCCCGTACCTGTGGATTGGCAATCCCAGCACGGGCTACGTCATCAAGACCGATGCGCGCACGGGCAAGCCCGTGGCCTGGTACCACTCCGTGCTGCTCAAGAATTGGGACCAGTCGGCCCCGGCGGTGAGCCCCCTGGGCAGTGCTTGCAATTACCCCTCCGTGGCGGCGGTGAACGCGGCCGGCGATGCCTTCGTCGTCAACCGCGGCAATTGCCCCGGAACGTATGCCTCCCTCACGAAGTACGCGGGCTCGCTCTCGGCCTGTGTGGACCGCAATGGCAACGGGGTGATTGATACATCGTTCGACGAGAACGGCGACGGCATCATCAGCCTGAACAATCCCCGCGAGTTTCCCGGCCAGAGCGACGAGTGCATTCTCTGGACGAAGAACTACGCGGGGGTGGATGACCCGGGCCGCTCGCTCGTGGTGGACGAGGAGCAGAACCTCTGGGCCGTGGGCCATGCTTCCGCGAAGCTCTACAAGATCAGCGGCCAGACGGGCGCGGTGCTGGAGAGCATCAACCTCAAGGCGGACACGGAGGTGGCGCAGGTTCAGGGGCTGGCCATCGGGCCTGGAGGTTTTCTCTACGCCTCGGACGCGTCGTCGCAGCGGCGGGTCCGGAAGATCGATATCTCCTCGGCGAGCGGCATCCACGTGGTGGATTCGGTCATCACGCCGGTGCCCACCTCGGGCATCAGCGTGGATGCCAGCGGCGGGGTGTGGGTGGGCGCTGAGTCCGACTCGGCCTCCGGACCGCTGCGCGTGGACTTCACGGCGCACAGCGCCAATCCGGTGGCCGGCGGCTGCACGGGCCGCTCGCGCGGAACGGCGGTGGATGCCCAGGGCCGCGTCTGGGTGGCGTGCTGGTCCAGCCGGCGGCTGATGGGGATAGGGCCGCATGGGGGTGTGCTGGGCGTGTGGGCGTTGAGTGAGCGTCCCGAAGGGGTGGCCGTGGATTCGAACGGGAAGATCTGGCTCAACTCCGGCGTCAGCTCCGTCTTGTGGAAGGTGGATCCGGCGGTGCCGCAGACCGTCCAGAGCTTCCCGGTGGGCACCGCTCCGCTGTCGGTGGGGGACGCGACGGGCTACCAGCACCACCACTTCATCCTGAGCGAGGGCCACTGGAGCGCGATTCACGACAGCGGCCGGGACTCCATCACCTGGGGCAACGTCACCTGGAACACGGAAGCGCAGGGGGCCCAGCCCACCGGCAGCCGCATCACCGTGCAGATCCGCGCGGCGAACACCCGGGAGGCACTGCCCTCCCTGGGCTTCAGGACCGTGCTGAACAATCAGCCTGACGCGGCCCTCAGCGGGCGTTTCATCGAGGTGAAGGTCTCCCTGCGGGCGGCGAACTTCAGCGGCACCCCGGTGCTCAGCGACCTGAACCTCTATTCATTCAACCATCCCCCCGTGGCCAGGTGCGAGGCCCGGAATGTGTGTGCCGGTCCGGCGTGCGTGGCCGAGGCCTCCGTGGACAACGGCTCGTATGATCCCGATGGCGAGAGCCTCTCCTATTCCCAGTCACCCGCGGGCCCCTATTCGATTGGCCAGCGCGCGGTGACGCTCACGGTCTCCGACGGGAGCGAGGCGCAGAGCTGCTCCGCCGCGGTGCGCGTGCGGGATTGCGAGCCGCCCTCGATCGTCTGCGCGGCGCCCTCGGTGTTCGAGTGCACGGGCAATGAGTCCGCCCAGGTGACGCCCGCGGGCGCCCAGGCGGCGGATCAGTGCTCCGAGGTGAGCGTGAGCGGCCCGGGTGCGGCGGCGTATCCCCTGGGCAGCACGCCCCTGACGTACCAGGCGCGGGATGCGGCGGGCAACACGGCCACCTGCCACACCACGCTCAAGGTGCAAGACACGTTGGCCCCGGCCATTGCCTGTCCCGGCCCCATCACCGCCGAATGCGTGGCGGGAGGGGCCTCGAGCGAGGGTGTGGCCGACGCGACCGCCCGCGACCAGTGCTCCGCGGTGGCGTTGATACGGCCCGAGCATGTGCGGGTGCCGGTGGGCAGCGCGGTGTCCTTGACGTTCTCGGCGCAGGACACCTCCGGGAACAGGGCCGCGTGCTCCACCCCCTTCAAGGTGGAGGACACCCAGGCGCCCACCCTCGCGCTCAAGGGGCAGGCCCTGGAGCGCGTGGAGTGTGGTGCCTCCTTCGGTGATGCGGGGGCCACGGCGAGCGATGTCTGCGCGGGAGATCTGAGCGCCCAGGTGGTGGCCACCGGCACCGTCAACCCCGCCCAGCTGGGAAGCTACTCCGTGCGCTACGGCGTGACGGATCCGGCGGGGAACCCAGCCGCGGCCGTCTCCCGCACGGTGGTGGTGGAAGACACCGTGGCCCCCGTGCTCGCGCTGTCGGGCCCAGCCCAGCAGGCCCTGGAGTGTGGCGATGCCCATGTGGATCCGGGCGCCACCGCCAGCGATGTGTGCGCGGGTGACCTGACCCAGAAGGTGGAGCGTGGTGGCTTGCTCGATCCCATGGCGCCCGGCAGCTACGTGCTGACGTACACCGTCGAGGACCCGTCCCAGAACGCGGCGGCCCCGGTGGCCCGGACGGTCTCCGTGGCCGATACCCAGGCGCCCCTTCTGCGCCTCGCGGGCGCGAGCAACGTGCCCCTGGAATGCGGCTCCGCGTACGTGGACCCGGGCGCCCAGGCGAATGATCTCTGCGCGGGAGATCTCACCAGCGCCATCCAGGTGCTGGGCTCCGTCGATGCCTTCACGCTGGGCGCCCAGACCCTGACCTACCGTGTGACGGACCCCTCGGGCCATGAGGCCTCGCCGGTGAACCGCGTCATCACCGTGTCCGACACGCAGCCTCCCGTGGTGGCGCTCCACGGCGCGGCCCAGGCCTCGCTGGAGTGTGGGGCGGCCTTTGGGGATCCCGGTGCCAGTGCGCACGATGCCTGCGCCGGCGACCTGAGTGGGCAGATCTCGAAGACGGGCCAGGTGGACACGGGGACGCCGGGGGCCTATGCGCTCCAGTACGGCGCCGTGGACGCCGCGGGCAACAGCGCCGTGGCGACGCGGACGGTGACGGTGACGGACTCGGCGCCCCCGGTCCTTCAGTTGGTGGGGCCCACCTCCATGGCACAGGAGTGCGCCACGCCGTTCACCGATCCCTCGGCCACGGCGTTCGATGCCTGCCTGGGGGACGTGAGCCAGCGCATCACTGTCTCCGGCGCGGTGAACACGGCTCAGCCGGGCGCCTATGTGCTGACCTACAACGCGGTGGACACCGTGGGGAACGCCGCAGTGCCCGTGCAGCGCACCGTGCAGGTGACGGACTCCGAGAAGCCCTCGCTCGTCCTCAAGGGTGCCAATCCCGTGGCCCTCGAGTGCAACCGGGACACGTACGCCGAGCCGGGCGCGACGGCGGTGGACCGGTGCGCGGGGGACCTGTCGGCGTCCATCTCCATCCAGGGGGATACCGTCAACCCCAGCATCCCCAGGGATTACGCCGTCACGTACCGGGCCGTGGATGGGGCGGGCAATGCCGCCACGGCGGTGCGCAACGTCCGCGTCCAGGACACGCTGGCCCCGTCCATCGTCCTCAAGGGGGCGCTCGCCCCGGTGCTGGAGTGCAAGGCGAGCACCTTCACCGACGAGGGCGCCACGGCGCAGGACTTGTGCTCCGGCAACCTCTCGGGCGCCATCACCGTCACGGGCAGCGTGAACACGGCCCTGCCGGGCGCCTACCCGGTGAGGTACCGCGTGCAGGATGGCCAGGGCCTGTGGGCGGAGAAGACGCGGGACGTGAGGGTGGCGGACACGCGCCGTCCGGTCATCACCTTGCTGGGCAGCGGCTCGCCCGTGGTGGAGTGCACGCGCGGCACCTTCGTGGACCCGGGCGCGACGGCCACGGACCTGTGCGCGGGCGACCTGTCCGGGAAGATCACCGTCACGGGCGCCTCGAAGATCACCGGGCCGGGCACCTATCCCATCACCTACAACGTGAAGGATCCGTCCGGGAACGCCGCGCTGACCGTCACGCGCAACGTCAAGGTCCAGGACACGATGCCCCCGTCGCTCACGGTCAACGGCGCGGCCACGATGACCCTGGAGTGCAAGCAGGACACGTACACCGAGCTGGGCGCCACGGCCCAGGACGCATGCGACGGACCGCTGACCTTCGCCACCTATGGCACCGTCAACACCCAGTCGGTGGCGGTCTACTCCGTGCAGTACCAGACCCACGATTCCAGCCACCGGTACGTCAGCGCCACGCGGACGGTGGAGGTGGTGGACCGGCTGCCGCCCACGCTGACCCTCAAGGGCCCCGCTGCCCTGCATCACGAGTGCGCGAGCGGCTCCTATGTCGATCCGGGCGCCACCGCGTCCGACGTCTGCTACGGGGAGCTGTCATCCTCGGTGGTCATCGACCACAACGTGAATGCCTGGGTGCCCGCCACCTATCAGGTGACGCTCAACGTGCAGGACGGCACGGGCCTCAAGGCGCCCACGCTCACCCGGACGGTGACCGTGGCGGACACCCAGGCCCCGGTGCTGGAGTACCGCCAGGTGGTGCTGTCTCCGGCGAACCATGGGATGCACACGCTCTCGCTGGACAACTGCGCGACCGCCAATGACCGGTGCGACGGCTGGGCGGACATCAACACCGGGAGCATCGTCTCCATCTATAGCGACGAGCCGGAGGAGGCTCCGGGCGATGGGGATGGCGCCACCCTGCAGGACATCGTCATCACCGGGAAGAACACCTTCAGCGTGCGGGCCGAGAGCCAGAGTGGGGGCAATGGGCGCGTCTATGGGGTGAACTTCACGCTCAAGGACAGGACCGGCAACACCCGCGAGGGCCTGTGCAAGATTCAGGTTCCCGCCGAGGGAAGCACGGCGGTCGATAACGGACCTGGCAGCGGCTACACCGTGCAGGCCTCCACCACCGCGTCGCTGGCGAGCCGCGTCACACCCTGA